From the Leptotrichia sp. oral taxon 221 genome, one window contains:
- the tilS gene encoding tRNA lysidine(34) synthetase TilS, translating to MLDFKRFSKQLKNLKREEIIKKNDKILIAFSGGPDSVFLFYLLSYLKSEYNLELALMYVNHNLRSDVDNDLNFVKDFSKKNDVKLYIESVDVNSHSKKMKKSIELAARELRYEALEKVFQKEGFTKIATGHNLDDNVETFIFRLLRGTSIRGLKGIPRVRKNIIRPILQFEKKNIVNFLEELNQKFIIDYTNNEIDYTRNFIRNEVFPKFIQINPRFKDKINNLILEINDRDKNVKVQNVEVSISKDKFVRYLENEGVKEISREKINKIYEIIFNKNGLIDSKGSKEFYLGNGKILQKKYGQLKVVEKEEKKDYNIEVIIKKNQSVEWYNYEIILYENFEIFEKEFLKKNSQEYNYYEIESDLEIGKLVVRSRKAGDTILGKNSEHQKIKKILIDEKIPKWERDKIPIIENINDVEDGDKREILLVLNIKSSKFLKKVEFNMLGKEKRILIIGRKDGR from the coding sequence ATGCTGGATTTTAAAAGATTTTCAAAGCAACTAAAAAATTTAAAAAGAGAAGAAATTATAAAAAAAAATGATAAAATATTAATTGCTTTTTCTGGTGGACCAGATTCAGTATTTCTATTTTATTTATTGAGTTATTTGAAAAGTGAGTACAATCTTGAATTAGCATTAATGTATGTAAATCATAATTTGCGATCAGATGTTGATAATGATTTAAATTTTGTGAAGGATTTTTCTAAAAAAAATGATGTAAAATTGTATATTGAAAGCGTTGATGTGAATAGTCATTCAAAAAAAATGAAGAAATCCATCGAGTTAGCGGCTAGAGAATTGAGATACGAAGCATTGGAAAAGGTTTTTCAAAAAGAAGGATTTACGAAAATAGCAACAGGTCATAATTTAGATGATAATGTGGAGACCTTTATTTTTAGGCTTTTGAGAGGAACGTCTATTAGAGGGTTGAAAGGGATACCGAGAGTTAGAAAGAATATAATTAGACCGATATTACAATTTGAAAAAAAAAATATTGTTAATTTTTTAGAAGAATTGAATCAAAAATTTATTATTGATTATACAAATAATGAAATTGATTATACGAGGAATTTTATTAGGAATGAGGTTTTTCCTAAATTTATCCAAATAAATCCGAGATTTAAAGACAAGATTAATAATTTGATTTTAGAAATAAATGATAGAGATAAAAATGTGAAAGTTCAAAATGTTGAAGTGAGCATATCGAAGGATAAGTTCGTTCGATATCTTGAAAATGAAGGTGTTAAAGAGATTTCAAGAGAGAAAATTAATAAAATTTATGAAATTATTTTTAATAAAAATGGATTGATAGATTCAAAGGGTTCGAAGGAATTTTATTTGGGAAATGGTAAAATTTTGCAAAAAAAATATGGGCAATTAAAAGTAGTTGAAAAAGAAGAAAAAAAAGATTATAATATTGAAGTGATTATTAAGAAAAATCAAAGTGTTGAGTGGTATAATTACGAGATAATATTGTATGAAAATTTTGAAATTTTTGAAAAAGAATTTTTGAAAAAAAATAGTCAAGAATATAATTATTATGAGATAGAATCAGATTTAGAAATAGGTAAATTAGTCGTTAGAAGTAGAAAAGCTGGAGATACAATATTAGGTAAAAATTCTGAACATCAAAAAATAAAAAAAATTCTAATAGATGAAAAGATACCTAAGTGGGAGCGTGATAAAATTCCAATTATTGAAAATATCAATGATGTGGAGGATGGAGATAAGAGAGAAATCTTATTAGTTTTAAATATAAAGAGTTCTAAATTTTTGAAAAAAGTAGAATTTAATATGTTAGGAAAAGAGAAAAGAATATTGATAATAGGGAGGAAAGATGGAAGATAA
- a CDS encoding peptidylprolyl isomerase: MLVGILLLLILNIGNAKTVKSQKKSKSKSETKQKVDKKEDKANEKFLKEMEDFRMEAVIRTTKGDINVFLYPEAAPKNVANFVFLAKNGFYDGLSFSKITFPEAIVQGGDPVGDGTGGTGYLVNDEIVKWLNFNTEGMLAMANKGPNTNSSQFFFTAIPAPKFNGKYTIIGGTKTKDDLNIIKSLKIEDKIITIDIKGYKINDFLNYFSKETKEWSSFLRSYR, translated from the coding sequence ATGTTAGTAGGTATTTTGTTATTGTTAATTTTAAATATAGGAAATGCGAAAACTGTAAAATCTCAAAAAAAATCAAAGTCAAAATCAGAAACAAAACAAAAAGTTGATAAAAAAGAAGATAAAGCTAATGAAAAGTTTTTGAAAGAGATGGAAGATTTTAGAATGGAAGCAGTTATTAGAACGACAAAAGGAGATATAAATGTATTTTTATATCCAGAAGCTGCTCCTAAAAATGTGGCAAATTTTGTATTCCTGGCTAAAAATGGATTTTATGATGGATTATCTTTTAGTAAAATAACGTTTCCAGAGGCTATTGTACAAGGTGGCGACCCAGTTGGAGATGGAACAGGTGGAACAGGATATTTAGTAAATGATGAAATTGTTAAATGGTTAAATTTTAATACAGAAGGTATGTTAGCAATGGCAAATAAAGGACCTAATACTAATAGTAGCCAATTTTTCTTCACTGCTATACCTGCACCTAAATTTAATGGGAAATACACTATAATAGGTGGAACCAAAACAAAAGATGATTTAAATATAATAAAATCTTTGAAAATAGAAGATAAAATCATAACAATTGATATAAAAGGTTATAAAATAAACGACTTTTTAAATTACTTTTCAAAAGAAACTAAAGAATGGTCTTCATTTTTGAGAAGTTACAGATAG
- a CDS encoding manganese-dependent inorganic pyrophosphatase has product MSILVFGHKNPDTDTICSAIAYAELKNKLGKDVKPVRLGEINEETKYVLDYFKVEKPELVENVAGKEIILVDHNERTQTADGFEEAKVLELIDHHRISNFNVDEPLMVRMAPVGCTATIILGMYKENELVPSKEVAGLMLSAIISDTLLFKSPTCTVCDVKAGKELAEIAGVNLEEYGLEMLKAGTALGNKSEAELINMDMKVFEIDGKKIGVAQVNTVNEEEVLKREAKLVEEIKKISSEKGLEFFMFVITNILTNDSVAIVTGNGNDYIEKAFNSKVENGLVTLKGVVSRKKQIIPPLTKAIQS; this is encoded by the coding sequence ATGTCAATATTAGTTTTTGGACACAAAAATCCAGATACAGATACAATTTGTTCAGCAATTGCTTATGCTGAATTAAAAAATAAATTAGGAAAAGATGTAAAACCAGTAAGATTAGGAGAAATTAACGAAGAAACAAAATATGTTTTAGATTATTTTAAAGTTGAAAAACCTGAATTAGTTGAAAATGTAGCTGGAAAAGAAATTATTTTAGTGGATCACAACGAAAGAACTCAAACTGCTGACGGATTTGAAGAAGCAAAAGTTTTAGAATTAATTGATCACCACAGAATTTCTAACTTTAATGTAGACGAACCATTAATGGTAAGAATGGCACCAGTAGGATGTACTGCAACAATTATTTTAGGAATGTACAAAGAAAATGAATTAGTTCCTTCAAAAGAAGTGGCAGGATTAATGTTAAGTGCAATTATTTCTGATACATTATTATTCAAATCTCCAACTTGTACAGTATGTGATGTGAAAGCTGGAAAAGAATTGGCTGAAATAGCAGGAGTAAATTTAGAAGAATACGGATTGGAAATGTTAAAAGCAGGAACAGCATTAGGAAACAAATCTGAAGCTGAATTAATTAACATGGATATGAAAGTATTTGAAATTGACGGTAAAAAAATTGGGGTAGCTCAAGTAAATACTGTTAATGAAGAAGAAGTTTTAAAAAGAGAAGCTAAATTAGTTGAAGAAATTAAAAAAATTAGCTCAGAAAAAGGATTAGAATTTTTCATGTTTGTTATAACTAATATTTTAACAAATGATTCCGTTGCAATTGTTACAGGAAATGGAAATGATTATATTGAAAAAGCGTTTAATTCTAAAGTTGAAAATGGATTGGTAACTTTAAAAGGAGTAGTTTCTAGAAAAAAACAAATTATTCCACCATTGACAAAAGCAATCCAAAGTTAA
- the ybeY gene encoding rRNA maturation RNase YbeY, with product MLELDITYEIEKVDEFFDEDKITEFVSFILEKEFGDEVQEKEYYLSLMITTNEAIRKINREYRDKDMPTDVISFAYNETENIGPMNVLGDIVISMDRVREQSSEYGHSDEREFYYVLCHGMLHLLGYDHIEEEDKRVMRKREEEILEKFNYVRN from the coding sequence ATGTTAGAGTTAGATATAACTTATGAAATTGAAAAAGTTGATGAGTTTTTTGATGAAGATAAAATTACTGAATTTGTGAGTTTTATTTTGGAAAAAGAGTTTGGAGATGAAGTTCAAGAGAAGGAATATTATTTGTCGCTAATGATTACTACAAATGAAGCGATTCGAAAGATTAATAGAGAATATAGAGACAAGGATATGCCGACAGATGTAATTTCTTTTGCCTATAACGAAACTGAGAATATTGGGCCTATGAATGTGCTTGGAGATATTGTAATTTCGATGGATAGAGTTAGAGAGCAATCTAGCGAGTATGGTCATTCAGACGAAAGGGAATTTTATTATGTTCTTTGCCACGGAATGTTACATTTATTAGGGTATGACCACATTGAAGAAGAAGATAAAAGAGTTATGAGAAAAAGAGAAGAAGAAATTTTAGAAAAATTTAATTATGTTAGAAATTAA
- the typA gene encoding translational GTPase TypA has product MSNKIKNIAIIAHVDHGKTTLVDALLKQSGTFGEHEKVDERVMDSDDLEKERGITIFSKNASIHYGGYKINVVDTPGHADFGGEVQRILKMVDSVLLLVDAFEGVMPQTKYVLKQALEHGLRPIVVVNKIDRPNSDPDAVVDSVFDLFVELGANDAQLDFPVVYASAKNGFAKLELEDADKDMKPLFEMILKHVEDPEGDENEPLQMLITNTEYDEYVGKLGTGRIYNGKVEKNGDITLIKRDGEMVNAKVTRIYGYDGLKKVEMEEASAGDIVTVAGIEKIDIGETVADRNNPKPLPLIDIDEPTLAMTFVVNDSPFAGKDGKFVTSRNILERLQKEVNHNVSMRLEMTDLPDAFIVKGRGELQLSILLENMRREGYEVAVSKPEVIYKEKNGQKMEPIELAIIDVADEFVGVVIEKLGLRKGEMVNMVQGTDGYTRLEFKVPSRGLIGFRNEFLTETRGTGILNHSFFEYEPFKGEVTGRRRGVLIAMESGTSLGYSLNNLQPRGILFIGPGVEVYEGMIVGEHSRENDLVVNVCKGKKLTNMRAAGSDDAVKLAPPKEFTLELALEYIENDELVEITPNFIRLRKKYLNANERKKYENGTTSRV; this is encoded by the coding sequence ATGAGTAATAAAATAAAAAATATAGCAATAATTGCTCACGTAGACCACGGTAAGACAACATTAGTGGATGCGTTATTGAAGCAATCAGGAACGTTTGGAGAACATGAAAAAGTTGATGAAAGAGTAATGGATAGTGATGATTTAGAAAAAGAAAGAGGAATAACAATCTTTTCAAAAAATGCGTCAATTCATTATGGTGGTTATAAAATAAATGTAGTAGATACTCCAGGACATGCTGATTTTGGTGGAGAAGTACAAAGAATCTTAAAAATGGTTGATTCAGTGTTGTTATTAGTAGATGCATTTGAAGGAGTAATGCCTCAAACTAAATATGTATTGAAACAAGCATTAGAACATGGTTTGAGACCAATTGTTGTTGTAAATAAAATAGATAGACCAAATTCTGATCCAGATGCTGTTGTTGATTCTGTATTCGATTTATTTGTTGAATTGGGAGCAAATGACGCACAATTGGATTTCCCAGTAGTTTATGCTTCTGCAAAAAATGGATTTGCTAAACTTGAATTAGAAGATGCAGATAAAGATATGAAACCTTTATTCGAAATGATTTTAAAACACGTTGAAGATCCAGAAGGTGACGAAAACGAACCTTTACAAATGCTAATTACTAATACAGAATATGACGAATATGTAGGTAAATTGGGGACAGGAAGAATTTATAACGGAAAAGTTGAAAAAAATGGCGACATAACTTTAATTAAAAGAGACGGAGAAATGGTAAACGCTAAAGTTACTAGAATTTATGGTTATGATGGATTGAAAAAAGTGGAAATGGAAGAAGCATCAGCTGGAGATATCGTAACTGTGGCAGGAATTGAAAAAATTGATATAGGAGAAACAGTTGCAGATAGAAATAATCCAAAACCACTTCCATTAATTGATATTGATGAACCTACATTAGCAATGACTTTTGTTGTAAATGATTCGCCATTTGCTGGAAAAGACGGAAAATTTGTAACGTCTAGAAACATTTTGGAAAGATTACAAAAAGAAGTAAATCATAATGTAAGTATGAGATTAGAAATGACTGATTTGCCAGATGCCTTTATAGTTAAAGGAAGGGGAGAACTTCAATTATCAATATTATTAGAAAATATGAGAAGAGAAGGATACGAGGTAGCTGTATCTAAACCAGAAGTAATTTATAAAGAAAAAAATGGACAAAAAATGGAACCTATAGAATTGGCAATTATTGATGTTGCAGATGAATTTGTAGGAGTTGTTATTGAAAAATTAGGATTGAGAAAAGGTGAAATGGTAAATATGGTTCAAGGAACAGATGGTTATACTAGACTTGAATTTAAAGTGCCTTCAAGAGGATTAATTGGATTTAGAAATGAATTTTTAACAGAAACTAGAGGTACAGGAATTTTAAATCATTCATTCTTTGAATATGAACCATTTAAAGGTGAAGTAACTGGAAGAAGAAGAGGAGTTCTTATTGCAATGGAATCAGGAACAAGTTTAGGTTACTCATTGAATAACTTACAGCCAAGAGGAATTTTATTTATTGGGCCTGGTGTAGAAGTATATGAAGGAATGATCGTTGGAGAACATTCAAGAGAAAATGATTTAGTTGTAAATGTTTGTAAAGGGAAAAAACTTACAAATATGAGGGCAGCTGGAAGTGACGATGCAGTGAAATTAGCACCTCCAAAAGAATTTACACTTGAATTGGCATTAGAATATATTGAAAATGATGAGTTAGTTGAAATTACACCAAACTTTATTAGATTGAGAAAAAAATATTTGAACGCTAACGAAAGAAAAAAATATGAAAATGGAACTACAAGTAGAGTTTAA
- the mltG gene encoding endolytic transglycosylase MltG: MKKLLKISNIVIFILLMMFLMFFLSFFIGKKEYKNVHVNVKKGTTFQQIYKELKLNYGIMDRLYLKTKGKNTNLKIGTYKFDGKFSKYEIIRKIKNSETNGIRLTIPEGFTTKQIYERMDALGLGSREEIENVLKTVDFPYPHEGNNFEGYFYPETYIFNENVTTEQVVKTILNEFLKKFPPEKYPNKAEFYNNLKLASIVEAEVPNNADKSKVAGLFKKRLEKGMRLESDATLKYELGRQALRGELKNTNTPYNSYKTKGLPPTPIGNPPYETVKIVEDAVGGDDLFFFTYRGKTYYSKTHEEHLKKRRESGQLK; this comes from the coding sequence ATGAAAAAATTACTTAAAATATCGAATATTGTTATTTTTATACTTTTAATGATGTTTCTAATGTTCTTTTTAAGTTTTTTTATTGGGAAAAAAGAGTATAAAAATGTGCATGTAAATGTAAAAAAAGGAACAACATTTCAACAAATTTATAAAGAGTTGAAATTAAATTATGGGATAATGGATAGATTGTATTTGAAAACAAAAGGTAAAAATACAAATTTAAAAATTGGAACTTATAAATTTGATGGGAAGTTTTCAAAATATGAAATTATTAGAAAAATAAAAAATAGTGAAACTAATGGAATAAGATTGACGATTCCTGAAGGATTTACAACAAAACAAATATATGAAAGAATGGATGCGTTGGGATTAGGTTCAAGAGAAGAAATAGAGAATGTATTGAAAACCGTAGATTTTCCGTATCCACATGAAGGAAATAATTTTGAAGGATATTTTTATCCAGAAACTTATATTTTTAATGAAAATGTAACGACTGAACAAGTAGTAAAAACTATCTTAAATGAATTTTTGAAGAAATTTCCTCCAGAAAAATATCCAAATAAAGCAGAATTTTATAATAATTTGAAATTGGCATCTATTGTAGAAGCTGAAGTTCCAAATAATGCTGATAAATCTAAAGTTGCAGGATTATTTAAAAAACGTTTAGAAAAAGGAATGAGATTGGAATCGGATGCGACATTGAAATATGAATTGGGAAGACAAGCGTTAAGAGGTGAATTGAAAAATACAAACACACCATATAATTCGTATAAAACAAAAGGGTTACCACCAACTCCAATTGGAAATCCACCTTATGAAACAGTAAAAATTGTTGAAGATGCTGTTGGAGGCGATGACTTATTTTTCTTTACTTATAGAGGAAAGACTTATTATTCGAAGACTCACGAAGAACATCTGAAAAAGAGAAGAGAAAGTGGGCAATTAAAATAA
- a CDS encoding HD family phosphohydrolase, whose protein sequence is MNFNILGREFLFEMKDNRNRDTRNNVKNTIRKNKGKFIYRFLLLSIIFFIFGIFVEAIRLKPNYTVGSIAESDIIAYKNVTYSVDLLDDNIQDKIFRNTTPEYDKIPEVNKETRIAINEFFRDLRETKFYNDDDIKKFIQSRKYNLTVEDVKKILIRVEDPSYLVNISDIVSEIYDEGIIRTEDFPRIIREKEIRADNLDLKFLKNFIKPNLKLNEQETEKKIADNIASLKDREVNIYKGDTIVKKGDIIDNDAYLKLEKLGMVRGGAKIIKITGLVITFIILIALLYTILKRNCKELMESNVFYPMLITIIFLDVLYIIFLKNNYFTYILPFAMLPLIGTILGGRLFSFVLTFTNILVLSREESWLLVMIAVALVAIYKADNLTSRSDIIKISLFLGIFQAVVSVSYGLVNQLNLVLLMTIIIFSVFGGLITGVISLGVLPYFENTFDILTNMRLLELSDFSHTLLKQLLVKAPGTFHHSIMVGALAESGAEAINANATFARIASYYHDIGKMKRPEFFVENQKGGENPHNKTKPSLSALILTSHTKDGYIMGKQNKLPKEILDVILEHHGTTLVQFFYYKALENGEKVVESNFRYSGPKPKTKESGIILMADTVEAAVRTLEDKSREGIENFIRYLIRTKIDDNQLSDSALTLGEIEKVIQAFVNTLQGVYHERIKYPKLDERRKKKIEK, encoded by the coding sequence ATGAATTTTAATATACTAGGCCGAGAATTTCTTTTTGAAATGAAAGATAATAGAAATCGAGATACTAGAAATAATGTAAAAAATACTATTCGAAAAAATAAGGGTAAATTTATTTATAGATTTTTACTATTATCGATAATATTTTTTATATTTGGAATTTTCGTAGAAGCAATTCGATTAAAACCAAATTATACGGTTGGAAGTATAGCAGAATCAGATATAATCGCTTACAAAAATGTAACTTATTCTGTTGATTTGCTAGATGATAATATTCAAGATAAAATTTTTAGAAATACAACGCCAGAGTATGATAAAATCCCAGAAGTTAATAAAGAAACGCGAATTGCGATTAACGAATTTTTTAGGGATTTGAGAGAGACTAAATTTTATAATGATGACGACATTAAGAAATTTATACAATCAAGGAAGTATAATTTAACAGTAGAAGATGTAAAAAAAATACTAATTAGAGTAGAAGATCCAAGTTATCTTGTAAATATTTCTGATATTGTTTCTGAAATTTATGATGAGGGAATTATAAGGACAGAGGATTTTCCTCGAATAATAAGAGAAAAAGAGATTAGAGCTGATAATTTAGATTTAAAATTCTTGAAAAATTTTATAAAGCCAAATTTGAAATTAAATGAACAAGAAACTGAGAAAAAAATTGCTGATAATATTGCTTCTCTTAAAGACAGAGAAGTGAATATTTATAAAGGGGATACAATTGTAAAAAAAGGCGATATCATAGATAATGACGCCTATTTGAAATTGGAAAAGTTAGGAATGGTAAGAGGTGGAGCTAAGATTATAAAAATAACGGGATTAGTGATAACTTTTATTATATTAATCGCTCTATTATATACGATTTTAAAAAGAAATTGTAAGGAATTAATGGAATCCAATGTTTTCTATCCAATGTTAATAACGATAATATTTTTAGATGTATTGTATATAATTTTTTTAAAGAATAATTATTTTACATACATATTGCCATTTGCGATGTTGCCTTTGATAGGAACGATATTGGGTGGTAGGTTATTTTCATTTGTGTTGACATTTACAAATATACTTGTTTTATCGCGAGAGGAATCTTGGCTTTTAGTGATGATTGCAGTTGCATTGGTTGCAATATATAAAGCTGACAATCTTACAAGTAGAAGTGATATTATAAAAATAAGTTTATTTCTTGGAATATTTCAAGCAGTTGTTTCAGTTAGTTATGGACTTGTAAATCAGTTAAATCTCGTATTGTTGATGACGATTATAATTTTTTCAGTATTTGGAGGACTTATAACAGGTGTAATTTCGTTAGGAGTGTTGCCGTATTTTGAAAACACGTTTGATATTTTGACGAACATGCGGTTGCTGGAATTAAGTGATTTTTCGCATACGTTATTGAAACAATTGTTGGTAAAAGCGCCTGGAACATTTCATCATAGCATAATGGTTGGTGCATTGGCAGAAAGTGGAGCTGAAGCGATTAATGCGAACGCTACATTTGCTAGAATTGCCTCATATTATCATGATATTGGAAAAATGAAGAGACCAGAATTTTTTGTGGAAAATCAAAAAGGTGGAGAAAATCCTCACAATAAGACAAAACCATCTTTAAGTGCATTAATATTGACTTCGCATACAAAAGACGGATACATTATGGGAAAACAAAATAAATTGCCAAAAGAAATTTTAGATGTAATATTAGAGCACCATGGTACTACTTTAGTTCAATTTTTCTATTATAAGGCTTTGGAAAATGGAGAAAAAGTTGTTGAAAGTAATTTTAGATATAGTGGTCCAAAACCGAAAACTAAAGAATCAGGAATTATTTTGATGGCAGATACTGTTGAGGCGGCTGTAAGAACATTAGAGGATAAAAGTAGAGAAGGTATCGAGAATTTTATTAGATATTTGATAAGAACGAAAATAGATGATAATCAGTTGAGCGACTCAGCATTGACTTTAGGAGAGATTGAAAAGGTTATACAAGCATTTGTAAATACATTGCAAGGAGTATACCACGAAAGAATTAAATATCCTAAATTAGATGAAAGAAGAAAAAAGAAAATTGAAAAATAG
- a CDS encoding diacylglycerol kinase: MKDKKSLKERFKLFNRHRYEWDVKKERERDRRIIDSFNFAIEGLTAAIRNEKHMKVHIIASIIIVILAIVTNASKVEILIISLSVSFVIITELMNTSVEALVDMVSPERHPLAKLAKDVAAGAVLVAAINALCVGYLLFYDKLLDIFDSKDMLHTIAARKGNVSILIIILVAILVIIIKSLFNKGTPLEGGMPSGHSAIAFAVFGILLYMTSDVRILGLAFFMALLVAQSRVKAGIHSFKEVLAGGFLGFVVATSIMFFLASFGILYN, translated from the coding sequence ATGAAAGATAAAAAAAGTTTAAAAGAGAGATTCAAACTTTTTAATAGACATCGATATGAATGGGATGTAAAAAAAGAAAGAGAAAGAGATAGAAGAATTATAGACAGTTTTAATTTTGCGATTGAAGGATTGACGGCTGCGATTAGAAATGAAAAGCATATGAAAGTTCATATTATAGCATCGATTATAATTGTAATTTTGGCGATAGTTACTAATGCAAGTAAAGTAGAAATTTTGATAATTTCATTATCGGTTTCATTTGTGATAATTACTGAGTTAATGAATACGTCGGTTGAGGCTTTGGTAGATATGGTTTCGCCTGAAAGACATCCACTTGCAAAATTGGCAAAAGATGTGGCAGCAGGAGCGGTTTTAGTGGCAGCGATAAATGCACTTTGTGTAGGATACTTATTATTTTACGATAAATTATTGGATATCTTTGATAGTAAAGATATGCTTCATACGATTGCGGCTAGAAAAGGAAATGTTTCAATTTTAATTATAATTTTAGTTGCAATTTTAGTAATAATAATAAAATCATTGTTTAATAAAGGGACTCCGCTTGAAGGTGGAATGCCTAGTGGTCACAGTGCTATAGCATTTGCTGTATTTGGTATACTTTTGTATATGACTTCTGATGTAAGAATTTTGGGATTGGCATTTTTCATGGCATTGTTAGTTGCTCAAAGTAGAGTAAAAGCTGGGATTCATAGTTTTAAAGAAGTGCTTGCTGGAGGATTTTTAGGATTTGTAGTAGCAACTTCAATAATGTTTTTTTTAGCTAGTTTTGGGATATTATATAATTGA
- a CDS encoding ABC transporter substrate-binding protein, which produces MKKIMRGVLLFGMLGGMLMSCGNKNEGAQNTQSKSSSKSEKVFRIGLSQIVDHPALNAAKKGFKDALEKAGVKAEYDDKIANNDMGAQTLIMQQFSSDKKDLVFAVTTPTAQAAKNQVDKSIPVVFASVTDPKSAGLEGIPNVTGTSGAAPINENLKLMRKIFPKAKNIGIIYNSSEQNSVSEVNNLKKLAKENGFNVVDKAITNGTELLAAANIISKEIDIYYATQDNTVASYFAALLDVLNKAKVPVFATNDVYSNAGAFISQGTTDYGIGYRSGEIAAEILLKGKKPSDFPIETVKDLQIKVSKSNMEFLGIKLPKDVESQVIFTK; this is translated from the coding sequence ATGAAAAAAATTATGAGAGGTGTACTGTTATTCGGTATGTTAGGAGGCATGCTAATGTCATGTGGAAATAAAAATGAAGGAGCTCAAAATACTCAAAGTAAAAGTAGTTCTAAGTCAGAAAAGGTTTTTAGGATAGGATTATCGCAAATTGTAGACCATCCAGCATTAAATGCTGCGAAAAAAGGATTTAAAGATGCTTTGGAAAAGGCAGGAGTTAAAGCAGAGTACGATGATAAAATAGCTAATAATGATATGGGTGCTCAAACATTGATAATGCAACAGTTTTCGTCAGATAAAAAGGATTTAGTATTTGCAGTTACAACGCCAACAGCTCAAGCAGCTAAAAATCAGGTGGATAAATCAATACCAGTCGTATTTGCGTCGGTAACGGATCCTAAAAGTGCAGGATTAGAAGGAATTCCAAATGTTACAGGAACAAGTGGAGCAGCTCCGATTAATGAAAATCTTAAATTAATGAGAAAAATATTTCCAAAAGCAAAAAATATAGGTATAATTTATAATTCATCTGAACAAAATTCAGTTTCTGAAGTAAATAATTTGAAAAAATTAGCTAAAGAAAATGGTTTTAATGTTGTTGATAAAGCGATAACAAATGGGACAGAACTTTTAGCAGCAGCAAATATAATTTCTAAAGAAATAGATATTTATTATGCAACTCAAGACAACACAGTTGCATCATATTTTGCAGCATTGTTAGACGTTTTAAATAAAGCGAAAGTTCCAGTATTTGCAACAAATGATGTTTACAGTAATGCAGGTGCATTTATTTCTCAAGGTACGACAGATTATGGAATTGGTTACCGTTCAGGAGAAATTGCAGCAGAAATTTTATTAAAAGGTAAAAAACCGAGTGATTTCCCAATAGAAACTGTAAAAGATTTACAAATAAAAGTTAGTAAATCTAATATGGAATTTTTGGGGATAAAATTACCTAAAGATGTTGAAAGTCAAGTAATATTTACTAAATAG
- the rpmF gene encoding 50S ribosomal protein L32, producing the protein MAVPKKRTSKAKRNMRRSHDSISAPSIIVEADGTVRRPHRLNLKTGVYRGRQILATEEETTVE; encoded by the coding sequence ATGGCAGTACCTAAGAAAAGAACTTCAAAAGCAAAAAGAAATATGAGAAGATCTCATGATTCAATTTCTGCTCCAAGCATTATCGTAGAAGCTGATGGAACAGTAAGAAGACCTCATAGATTAAATTTAAAAACAGGAGTATATAGAGGTAGACAAATTTTAGCAACTGAAGAAGAAACAACAGTTGAATAA